CAGCAATCGGTACAACAGAAAATTGTGCATTAGGTCAGAAAACTCCTCAGAAGGTTGTAGATGCTTGGATGTCGGATGAACACAAATATCCTATTCTCTCATCAGATTTTACTGCAATAGGCATTGGAGCTGTCGAATCAAACGGTCAGCTACACTGGACACAAGAATTTTTATCTAAGGTATCAGAAGAAGCGATGCAATCTTCTTATAAAAATGGGAATCAGATTAATACGATTAAATATACAACAGATATTGTAAACAATTTTTATCCTGAACAAGAATTGGTCAAGATTAAGGAAAAAGGAAATAGTTCTATCGTAAGTATCCTAAAGCGAGCGGTTCTATTACCTGATTCCGTCCATTATGTATCTTCTGATGAAAAGGTATGTACAGTTTCCAAAGATGGTAAGCTTACTGGTAAGGAAGCGGGAAATGCAACAATTACAATTTATGCTGCAGATAGCGCTGATGAATATGCTCTGCAAACGACAGTCCAGGTGGAAGTACAACATAATTGGCAGTCGAAATATACAATTGATAAAGAACCTACTTGTACAGAGAATGGTAGTCAGAGTATTCATTGTGATGTTTGTAATGCAATTAATCAAGATAGAGTAGGAGTAATCAAAGCAACTGGACATAAATGGTCTGCTTGGGAAGTGACAAAAGAAGCAAGCGAGACAGAGGAAGGAAGTCGAAGAAGAGTCTGTGAGAATGATGCGACTCACATGGAGATAGAAGTAATCCCTGTTTTAGCTCATGTGCATAAGTTGATGAAGGTAGAAGCAAAGAAAGCAACATGTACAGAAGACGGAAATAAGGAATACTATGTATGTTCCAGTTGTAAGAAACTTTTTGCCGATGCTGACATTGGAAAAGAAATCAACAAAGAAGATACCGTAATCAAGGCAACAGGTCACAAAGCAGAAAAGATAGCTGGAAAAGCAGCAACGTATACAGAGAATGGCTTAACAGAAGGAAGTAAGTGTTCTATCTGTGGAACAGTTATCGTTGCTCAGAAGGTAATTCCTAAAAAGGATATTAAAGGAGATGTTAAAAATCCGACTTCTGTTAATAGGGTAGAAAAGAAAATTACAGGAAATAGGAGTGATGGAGATATTAAAGATTCAACATTTAACAGTCTCCAGTTAAGAGCTAAAAAGGCAGGAAAAAATTATATCAATCTGTCTTGGACAAAGGTTAAAGGTGCTTCTGGTTATATTATCTATGGTAATAGATGTAATTCGAATGGAAAAGTATATCCACTTAGAAAAGTTATAAGTACGGCAAAAATGTGTCAGAAAATTATGAAGCTGAAGAAAGGCACCTATTATAAGTATGTAGTTATTGCTTATAAAATGACAGGGGCAGGTCAGAAAGTAATTGCATCTTCAAAGACTATTCATGTGGCAACTGCTGGAGGCAAGGTTGGTAACTATAAGAAAGTGAAACTTAACAAGAAAATAGTCAAGTTAAAATGTGGGAAAGTCTTCAAGATAAAGGCAGAACAGGTACCTGAAAAGAAGAAGCTAAAGGTAAAAAGACATAGGGATCTTTGTTTCGAGTCATCAAATCCTGCCATTGCTGCAGTGAGTGCTTCTGGTAGAGTGAAAGCAAAGAAAAAAGGAAGATGTGTAATATATGTATATTCACAAAGTGGAACCTTTAATAAAATGACTGTTAGAGTTAAGTAACGATAATAACAGAAAGAAACTTTGTGATGGAGAAAAATAATGTTGAAGTAACAAATGAAGTTTCTGTGAACTGTAGTAAAAATATTGACAGCAAAAGAGGTTTTTTGATATAATAAACCTATCAAAAAAGTAGGTTAAAACTGTTATGATAGAAAAAGTCTATTGTAACAGTTTTTTTCTGCTTAAAAGAGTTTTGATTTTATTTTTGCAGATTTTACTTTCGAACATGAAGAAAGCAAGCACTTAGGTTAAGAGAATTTAAAAATTATTTTTGTAAATTTTTTTACTAGAAAGGAGAACATCATGGAACGCAGGCAATTATATATTGACGGGATGACTTGTATAAATTGTCAGAAGAAAATAGAGAATTGTTTAAGGAAAAGAGTAGAGATTAAAGAAGCTTCTG
This Anaerobutyricum hallii DNA region includes the following protein-coding sequences:
- a CDS encoding leucine-rich repeat protein, whose protein sequence is MKKLFSRCSWLITVLICLGILFSVKTFAKDSAADDSLSGSLGKNITWTLEGSSDSGYTIRISGSGDTPDYDYISDIPWYSHINEIKSVVVEEGITGLGKSSFYKSTSIQSVKLADSVRSIGEMCFFRNGSLEKIELGNGLTSIGEAAFSVSNLKKVSLPIGITHIESDTFYGCKQLESINLEHVKSIGRRTFYICSNLSGIHLSTDLQQLEYAAFRGCSSIDKVNIGSKLSELSEQVFAECSSLKEIYIPDNITAIQKAAFYECTALGQVTGAKSVEVLGEMAFNGAKSLETYPFGDKVWSIGNSAFSGCSSFKIDKIPDSVTFMGTWAFGKTAIETIEFGSGLTYINSYAFSYCSNLTKVTLPANMQSIKIYAFSHCPKLKNVIFTEGLKTINEGAFTGSIIKEAVIPKSVSAIGSRAFPDSTKLTLLNDKLTNMGGNTYKVIHKAKASFYYNYDYAYEVLELVNKIRKENNLEPVTMDVDLLDNAMYRASELALYFSHQSPMGFTAIGTTENCALGQKTPQKVVDAWMSDEHKYPILSSDFTAIGIGAVESNGQLHWTQEFLSKVSEEAMQSSYKNGNQINTIKYTTDIVNNFYPEQELVKIKEKGNSSIVSILKRAVLLPDSVHYVSSDEKVCTVSKDGKLTGKEAGNATITIYAADSADEYALQTTVQVEVQHNWQSKYTIDKEPTCTENGSQSIHCDVCNAINQDRVGVIKATGHKWSAWEVTKEASETEEGSRRRVCENDATHMEIEVIPVLAHVHKLMKVEAKKATCTEDGNKEYYVCSSCKKLFADADIGKEINKEDTVIKATGHKAEKIAGKAATYTENGLTEGSKCSICGTVIVAQKVIPKKDIKGDVKNPTSVNRVEKKITGNRSDGDIKDSTFNSLQLRAKKAGKNYINLSWTKVKGASGYIIYGNRCNSNGKVYPLRKVISTAKMCQKIMKLKKGTYYKYVVIAYKMTGAGQKVIASSKTIHVATAGGKVGNYKKVKLNKKIVKLKCGKVFKIKAEQVPEKKKLKVKRHRDLCFESSNPAIAAVSASGRVKAKKKGRCVIYVYSQSGTFNKMTVRVK